The following are from one region of the Thermocladium sp. ECH_B genome:
- a CDS encoding exonuclease (involved in the 3' to 5' degradation of a variety of RNA species; forms a trimer of heterodimers (hexamer) with Rrp42; Rrp41 is the catalytically active subunit), with amino-acid sequence MGGKSPVPLLVDGKRVDGRSPDDHRPVMMRVGVLPNASGSALVGYGNTVVLAAVYGPREAMPRHIALPDTGVLRVRYHMAPFSTDERKSPAPTRREIEISKVVREALEPVIFLEQFPKSSIDVFLEVLQADGSTRVTSITAASLALADXGIPMRDLVVGVSIGKIGSTVVVDLNKXEDNYGDGDMPIAVVYKRSWVTLMQADGSWTVDEVKTGLSLAFKAAEPIYKMERDTLKGRYSEEAISP; translated from the coding sequence ATGGGTGGAAAATCGCCAGTTCCATTGCTGGTAGATGGTAAGAGAGTGGATGGGAGATCGCCGGATGATCATAGGCCAGTTATGATGCGAGTAGGCGTTCTTCCCAATGCCAGCGGCAGCGCTCTAGTTGGTTATGGCAATACCGTGGTTCTTGCCGCCGTGTATGGACCGAGGGAAGCAATGCCCAGGCACATAGCTTTGCCTGATACGGGCGTGCTTCGGGTTAGGTACCACATGGCGCCCTTCAGCACTGATGAGAGGAAGAGCCCGGCGCCGACTAGAAGAGAAATAGAAATAAGCAAGGTAGTTAGGGAAGCGCTTGAACCAGTTATATTCCTAGAGCAATTCCCCAAGTCCTCAATAGATGTGTTCCTAGAAGTTCTTCAAGCGGATGGAAGCACCAGGGTAACCTCAATAACTGCGGCATCCCTCGCGTTAGCTGATNCCGGCATACCAATGCGTGACTTAGTGGTTGGCGTCTCAATAGGGAAAATAGGCAGCACCGTGGTGGTTGACCTAAATAAGCNCGAGGATAATTATGGAGATGGCGACATGCCAATAGCGGTGGTTTACAAGAGGAGTTGGGTCACCTTAATGCAAGCTGATGGCTCATGGACAGTCGATGAAGTAAAGACTGGGCTTAGCTTGGCTTTTAAGGCAGCTGAACCCATTTACAAAATGGAGAGAGACACATTAAAGGGCCGCTACTCAGAGGAGGCGATATCGCCATGA
- a CDS encoding 50S ribosomal protein L11 produces MKRVIRLSVQPGKPLAAQAIQQLQQASLNADKVSKDITEKTKPIAAYVSGNIVVEVIADDGNYSLSIEYPSITDLLIKAAGKAAPTHQAGKEIIGDIPLEKVAEVALIKLDEIRSNDFKKALKQVVSTCRSIGLTVNGKDPKEVVKEIDAGKYDELVKKYEEKANKGDN; encoded by the coding sequence ATGAAGAGGGTGATAAGACTATCGGTGCAGCCTGGAAAGCCGCTTGCGGCTCAAGCCATTCAGCAGCTTCAGCAGGCATCGCTCAATGCGGATAAGGTTTCGAAGGATATAACTGAAAAAACCAAGCCAATTGCTGCATATGTCTCTGGGAACATAGTTGTTGAGGTTATAGCCGATGATGGCAACTACTCCCTCTCGATAGAGTATCCATCAATAACGGACCTATTAATCAAGGCGGCCGGCAAGGCTGCTCCAACGCATCAAGCCGGTAAGGAGATAATTGGGGATATACCACTAGAGAAGGTCGCCGAGGTCGCTCTGATCAAGTTGGATGAGATCAGGAGCAATGATTTCAAAAAGGCACTGAAGCAAGTCGTTAGCACTTGTCGCTCAATTGGATTAACCGTTAATGGAAAGGATCCGAAGGAGGTGGTTAAGGAAATCGATGCAGGAAAATACGACGAATTAGTTAAAAAGTACGAGGAAAAGGCCAATAAGGGTGATAATTGA
- a CDS encoding exonuclease gives MSYPFEVIPSLRREALMRLISDGKRADGRGLYDYRQIDIKVGLVRTADGSALATIGNTKVIAGVKFELGRPFEDTPGEGNLIVNLETPPLASPTFEPGPPDENAIELARVVDRAIRHSGFIDMSTLSIVQGKSVYALWVDVYVLNHDGNLMDASLLAAVAALATSQVPRSIIDGDIIKLDKSNKVPLTVNMDKMPITTTFNKIGKFILADANVEEEVLSEGRFTVAFSGNDVVSIQKSSGFFTPLEIEDMMTHGLELSKSIRARVIESLGNKPESFII, from the coding sequence ATGAGTTACCCATTCGAGGTCATTCCAAGCCTACGGCGAGAGGCATTAATGAGACTAATATCTGACGGGAAGAGAGCAGATGGACGTGGATTATATGATTATAGGCAGATCGATATAAAAGTTGGACTCGTCAGAACCGCCGATGGAAGCGCGTTAGCCACCATCGGCAACACGAAGGTGATTGCCGGCGTCAAATTCGAGCTTGGAAGACCATTCGAGGACACCCCAGGCGAGGGGAATCTAATAGTTAACCTAGAGACTCCTCCCCTGGCTTCCCCCACGTTTGAGCCGGGGCCACCGGATGAGAATGCGATAGAACTAGCCAGAGTAGTTGATAGGGCAATACGGCACAGCGGCTTCATAGATATGTCCACATTATCCATAGTGCAAGGCAAGTCAGTCTACGCATTATGGGTTGATGTATATGTGTTGAATCATGATGGTAATCTAATGGATGCTTCACTGCTTGCGGCGGTGGCTGCCCTAGCCACCTCACAGGTCCCGAGGTCAATAATAGATGGAGACATCATTAAGCTGGATAAATCCAATAAGGTTCCTCTAACCGTTAATATGGATAAGATGCCCATAACCACGACCTTCAATAAGATAGGTAAATTCATCTTGGCGGATGCCAATGTAGAGGAAGAGGTGCTAAGCGAGGGAAGATTCACAGTGGCATTCAGCGGTAATGATGTCGTTTCAATACAGAAGTCCAGCGGGTTCTTCACTCCACTTGAAATAGAGGACATGATGACTCATGGACTCGAATTATCCAAATCAATAAGGGCTAGGGTGATTGAGTCTCTAGGCAATAAGCCTGAGTCCTTTATCATTTAG
- a CDS encoding geranylgeranylglyceryl/heptaprenylglyceryl phosphate synthase, which translates to MGVYEYLLEEIRRHGSIHLTLLDPDKIDIEKFIELSRNAERSGSSAIMVGGSLGVNERLLDDYLEAAKKEVKIPFILFPGNIAGLSNKADALFYLSVLNSLDPYYIIGAQVQASILIAKRYRSLDIIPMAYIIVGEGGAAGYVSNARMLPFERDDIIIAYALAAKYLGFSVIYLEAGSGAKEPMRPSIIAKMKKLVDKPVMVGGGIRTPEVAYSIALAGADMVVTGTVVEESPSMILSDIVNAVHKGGMDRIGSDLGNKEPKQ; encoded by the coding sequence ATGGGCGTATATGAGTACTTATTGGAGGAGATAAGGCGGCATGGCTCCATTCATTTAACGCTGCTTGACCCGGATAAGATAGATATTGAGAAGTTCATCGAATTATCCAGAAATGCCGAGAGAAGCGGATCAAGTGCAATAATGGTTGGCGGCAGTCTGGGCGTCAATGAGAGGCTTCTCGATGATTACCTGGAAGCAGCCAAGAAGGAGGTTAAGATACCCTTTATATTGTTTCCAGGAAACATAGCTGGGCTCAGCAATAAGGCCGATGCATTATTCTATTTATCAGTGCTTAATTCCCTCGATCCATACTACATAATAGGCGCCCAAGTTCAAGCGTCGATATTGATAGCTAAGCGATATCGATCGCTTGACATTATACCAATGGCATACATAATAGTTGGGGAGGGCGGCGCCGCTGGTTACGTGAGTAATGCCCGCATGCTTCCCTTCGAGAGGGATGACATAATAATTGCCTATGCATTAGCTGCAAAGTACCTTGGATTCAGCGTTATATATCTAGAGGCTGGATCCGGCGCAAAGGAACCAATGCGTCCAAGCATAATTGCTAAGATGAAGAAGTTAGTGGATAAGCCGGTAATGGTTGGCGGCGGAATCAGAACGCCAGAGGTAGCTTACAGCATAGCGCTAGCTGGTGCCGATATGGTGGTGACCGGTACAGTGGTTGAGGAGTCTCCCTCAATGATATTATCGGATATAGTTAATGCCGTGCATAAGGGCGGCATGGATAGGATTGGAAGCGATCTAGGGAACAAGGAACCTAAGCAATAG
- a CDS encoding translation initiation factor IF-2 subunit gamma (eIF-2G; forms a ternary complex with GTP and initiator tRNA in the early steps of protein synthesis) — translation MENYNYPNAILITAGHVDHGKTTVVHALSGTWVARHSEELKRAMTIKLGYTSINLSKCDDAEFSVAPSYLVEKCPNGEXPKPYRKISMLDAPGHEVLISTMISGVTFVDAVIMIIDATMPVPQPQTEXHFLAASVMGINNLIIVQNKIDLVPKEKALENYKQIQSFIRGTWAEGAPIVPISALHKVNIDALATIIDEKVPPKPIDVEKPPIMYVLRSFNVNRPGTPVEKLVGGVVGGSLIQGRLRVGDDIEIRPGLKIGNTYKPINTKAVSIAMDNVQLEEARPGGLVAIGTKLDPALTKADSLVGSVVGHPNQLYPVYTSIVLDYHQIQRRDMKDQLKANDQVMAIIGSASIPGIVKSMRNSSIEVMLRKAVCVPPGSRAVIIKQVGGRWRITGWGALIDGQTVLD, via the coding sequence ATGGAGAACTATAATTACCCCAATGCAATATTGATCACGGCAGGCCACGTGGATCACGGCAAAACCACCGTGGTTCACGCACTTAGCGGTACCTGGGTGGCTAGGCACAGCGAGGAACTTAAGAGGGCAATGACCATTAAGTTAGGGTACACTAGCATTAATTTATCCAAGTGCGATGATGCTGAGTTCAGCGTTGCTCCCAGTTACTTGGTTGAGAAGTGCCCCAACGGCGAGCANCCAAAGCCCTATAGGAAGATATCTATGCTGGATGCGCCAGGCCATGAGGTCCTCATATCAACCATGATAAGCGGGGTAACCTTCGTTGATGCCGTGATAATGATAATAGACGCCACCATGCCTGTTCCCCAGCCTCAGACGGAAGANCACTTCTTGGCGGCCTCAGTAATGGGAATAAATAACTTGATAATAGTCCAGAACAAGATAGATCTAGTGCCTAAGGAGAAGGCGCTGGAGAATTATAAGCAGATACAATCATTCATAAGAGGCACNTGGGCTGAGGGCGCCCCAATAGTGCCTATATCCGCGCTCCATAAGGTTAACATAGATGCCTTAGCCACGATAATAGATGAGAAGGTGCCCCCAAAACCAATTGACGTGGAGAAGCCTCCAATAATGTACGTGTTGCGAAGCTTTAATGTGAATAGGCCTGGAACACCCGTGGAGAAATTAGTTGGCGGCGTCGTCGGCGGCTCCTTAATACAGGGCCGGTTACGCGTCGGCGATGATATAGAGATACGGCCGGGCCTGAAAATAGGCAATACTTACAAGCCAATAAATACTAAGGCAGTTAGCATAGCCATGGATAATGTGCAGCTAGAGGAGGCTCGCCCCGGCGGCTTAGTCGCTATTGGAACGAAGCTTGACCCAGCATTAACGAAGGCTGATTCCCTCGTGGGCAGCGTCGTAGGCCATCCAAACCAACTTTACCCAGTATATACCAGCATTGTCTTGGATTATCACCAAATACAGAGGAGGGATATGAAGGATCAATTGAAGGCCAATGATCAAGTAATGGCCATAATAGGTTCGGCATCCATACCGGGCATAGTTAAGAGCATGAGGAACTCCTCAATTGAGGTAATGCTTAGAAAAGCGGTCTGTGTTCCCCCCGGCTCTAGGGCTGTAATAATAAAACAAGTGGGGGGCAGGTGGCGCATAACTGGATGGGGCGCATTAATTGATGGTCAAACGGTCCTCGACTAA
- a CDS encoding preprotein translocase subunit SecG, with product MQPFMSAGLVRFYDVGEIEKIKLSPTAVIMIGIVVPIIVLLLRFLVP from the coding sequence ATGCAGCCATTCATGTCGGCAGGCCTCGTTAGGTTTTATGATGTGGGAGAAATAGAGAAAATAAAGCTATCCCCCACGGCCGTAATAATGATTGGGATAGTTGTTCCAATAATCGTGCTATTGCTTAGGTTCCTTGTTCCCTAG